The following DNA comes from Salvia splendens isolate huo1 chromosome 17, SspV2, whole genome shotgun sequence.
gaggaaacaatCTACATGATGCAGCCTAAAGGCTTTGAGAAACctggagaggagaagaaagtttgcttgctgaaaaagagcctatatggcctcaagcaaagtagtaggcagtggaacaagaaatTCCATGAGCAGATGGAGctgatggattttgagagatcaaACTTTGATAGCTGTGTATATATCAAGAGAAAGGGAGATCTGATAGTTGCCTACTTATTgctgtatgtagatgacatcCTGTTGGCTGGATCTAGCAAGAATGAGCTGCAGATTGTCAAGAAGGAACTGAAGCAgaagtttgaaatgaaagaccttGGGGAGGCAAAGCGGATCCTAGGGATGGATATCATCAGAGACAGAGGAAAAAGGGAGCTGAGGTTGGTTCAAGCTGATTACATCAGGAAGGTGATAGAAAAGTATCAAGTGAAGGATGCAAGGTTAGTCTCCACTCCATTGGCAGGCCATTTCAAACTTAGCAAAGAACAAGAGCCAAAGACAGATGAAGCTAGAAGGGAAATGAGTCTGATACCCTATGCGAATATAGTGGGCAGtgtgatgtacttgatgatttgtacaaggccggatgttGCTCATGCTATAAGCGTGGCCAGTAGGTACATGGCTGACCCGGGCAGAGAGCACTGGGCCGCGCTGAAATGGATCTTGAAGTATCTAAAGGGATCTGTAATGATTGGTTTGAAGTTTGGTGGTGGAGCCTGGTCTGAAAAGGATGAAGTTCTTGAGGGATTTTGTGATTCGGATTATGCTGCCAACTTGGACAACAGAAAATCCCAAAGTGGCTACATATTCACGTTATTTGGCACAGCAGTGAGTTGGAAATCAAATCTACAGTCTGTGGTTGCATTGTCTACGACCGAGGCTGAGTATATTGCGCTAACAGAGGCTGCAAAGGAAGGAAAATGGCTGCAAGGGATACTACAAGATCTAGGAATGAAGCTGGGAGCAGTGAAGATTAACTGTGACAGCAACTCGGCTATATGTttagcaaaacatcaaatgttccatgagaggtcgaagcatatagatgtgaggagacacttcatcagagatgagattcaaagtggaaagatcaatgtggtgaaagttcctaccgaagaaaatgcatcagacatgttgacaaaatctctgccaacttcgaaattcaaacattgtttgaagttggttgagattgtggagtgttgaagcttgtaacaaggattgagaagggaatccagatattgatggagttttgcaaggacaaggtggagatttgtgaaagtgtgtccatgcaaactactggagctcggcttctgagctcggaaatgaagctcggctttgagtccggttgtgatcgagtggtggagcctcggcagctccgagaagagatcaagaaataaagctcggctttgagctagccgagaaaggcagttcggttgatagccgagaaaggcagttcggttgatagccgagaaaggcagttcggttgatagccgagaaatgcagttcggttgctaaccaagaatggcagttcggttttagccgagcagcggttataactaactttgggaaatagagttagttggattttatttcttgattgcatcttgtataaatagctcgatagagctcagtagtgagagagcagaattacaccatatacacacactcagAGAGATTAAATCTCAAGATAGCAAGCagttgtgagcggtagagtgtgagtgtgagttcgttgtaattgtaaagagttcgtcaataagattccggtcatcttctccgtggacgtaggtggattatcaccgaaccacgttatatcgtttgcgtgctttatttcctcgttcgtgcgtgtgtgagatcggcggtatcacgacccaacaaaatttatattatagAAAATTTTTTATCAGATATTTGGCGTGCTTTGTGTTTTGAATTTTTCCTTTAATAAGTCATCATGGTAAAACAAACCAAGGAACCAAATACAATAACCATGGTGTTGTATCAAACATTGTCGCATGGATGAATGTCTCTAGTGCCAAAAACCATGATTCTGACATTGAGGCCAATCCACTGCCATTAGCGCTAGAAACAGTTTCGACATCAGGAAGATGCTAGAAATAGGGTAAATATCAGCCCTTAAAAACAtaaactatttctattttgggtcattctttaaaaatagaaattttctaAACTTTCTACTTTCGACATAGATTTTACAATCTATTAACACTACTTCcgctatttttttctttctctctcttactttactcatttttcttttcttccctcttatattaataattatgcattaaaactcatgtcgtttcaaaagtttctattatTTAAGGACTGGGGtagtaaaagataaataattagATGATGAGTGatagaaactaaaaatatacacaTTTATTGTCGTTAAAAATAGTGTCGACGTCGAAAGAGCTGGTAATGTTGAAAAAACGGCGACACTTTCATCATAAATGCTATAACTACACAGTTTTAATCATAGATCTCCTAAGATGGAATTCAAGGTAGacggtaacaaataaataatttaaaaaatactataagtTGGCGCTATAGTCTTGATTGCTTGTAAAATTAGATAAAATGTACTATAGTTTAGCAATTTAGAACGTAGATTTTAAAGTTGACATACAAAACTATAGAAGAAAAGTTTCAGGAATTTATAAGAAAATACGCCCCTTAAAATAAtagatattaattatattttactaaAAGAACAAATGACTCAGATGATGTCCCAAGAAAGAAATACGTATCACTTATGGGGAAacagatggagtaatatattGAGAAAATCGTCTAACTTTATTTTCTCAAAATCCTCAACACTATGGTATGCAAGATATAAAGAAGCTTTATTTTTATAACTccagcaacaacaacaacaccAACAACACCACCAGAACGGTGAACCTCACATCCGCCGCGACGCTCCACGCCCAATCGATATCCAACGCGATCGGGAATAGACAATTTCCCACCGTAGCATTCTTCGTCACGATCTTCGCAAGTCCCCCGAAATCACACGACTCCACATCTTGATACATCATTTGAAAAAACATGTTAAACGCGTACGATACCTTCGACGAGTTACTCAATTTACTACAAGGGCTCGAGTATTTCAGCGCCGTGCAGTCGCCGTTCGTGCAAGCATAGTCCATGTTTGCCGAGAGCTCATTAACGGTCTCGCCCTTGCTGACGTAGACGCACCATTTCTTTTCCAAGTACTTGACGTTCTTCGCCGCCACAGGCATCTTGTTGGTGTTCTGTCCTAAGAAATCCACCGCAAACTTAGGCTGTCCGTCGTAGGTGAAAATGCCCCAATGGCGCTCGAAATCACCTGGCGCGATGCTCTTCAAGTTCTCATCTGTCAACCCGAAAAGGTAGTATTCAATTGAGTTTTTGTAAAGAGGTGTTCCTTTCGTCGTTGCTATTTTGTTGAAAAAACCATCGTAGAATTTCTTCGCGAGATCGACGGAGGCGTATTTGTCGCCGTCGGTAGGCCACCCGATCTCGCCGACGATGATCGGAACATTTCCACAGCCGGCTTTCTTCAGTGCCGACACGAGCGTGTCGAGGTTCGCATCCAACACGTTGGTGTATGTGATGGATCCGTCCTGGACCGGTTGCGCGCCGCCGCTGAAGAAGGCGAATTCGATGGGGAAGTCGGGGTTGAGGGATAGGCTGAGGAAAGGGTAGATGTTGACGACGAAAGGCGCGTTGTTGTCTCGTAGAAATTGCACGATCTGCTTCATCGTCGCTCGGATGTCGGCGCGGAAGTCGCCGCCCGACGGGCCTTTGGTGCCGGAGTCGTAAACGTCGGCGTTTTGTGGGATTGTCGCCTTGATTTTGTTGCCTAGGCCGACTTCGTTTATCGCCTTTTGGATGTTCCAAAGCGCCGGAAAAGTCGTTTGCAGGTTCGACCCATTGTAGGCTGTCAAGAATGGCTCGTTGCCAACTGCCACGTACCTGCATACAGTAATGAATGAGGTAATAAGTGGTGCGAGACCTTTAGTGAATGAATGATTTAAGGAACGGAGTTGTGAATACTCTAAATactactctctccatcccactTTAGTAGTCTTGTTGACTTTTCTAtacttattttataaaaatgataataaataattaaaatagagaaatgaTAGAGTCAATGGGACTgttaaagtgggacggagggagagtATTTGGTAGCAAACATAATGTGCATTTGATGGCTTTGTAACTTCTTTCCAAATacatgattaaatatatataaaaaaaaacatgtttATAATAATGCATGAATAGAAAATGTAATATTTTGAGATTTACTTGATATCGACGCCACCTTGGTGGATATGCCTAGTGAGGTTGGTCTTGACCCATGCCTTAGCATGACTGTATCGATCGGCCAAAGAAGCTAAATGTAGGTTGGGAATACCAAGCATGACTTCAATTCCTGTCCCGGCAAAATGTTTGACAACCCATGCATCAGAATCAAACAATTTAATCTTAGTAATGTTGTTGTCTTTTAACATTTGGACAATGTTTCTAGGATGCAGGTTTTGGGATGCCTGATTCCCCCAGTTAATGCCAATGCCCTCCACACAGGCGAGTTGTGCCACAGCCACCGCCATGATCACGGTCACTGCCCACGACGGTTTTGTCATTGCACGTACCATATGATTATAGATTTTTACTATAGCAACAATGTGTGTGTTGGTTGGGAGTTGGGGTATGTGAGTAGAGCATGAGACCTCGATCGATCGAGACAATAGACTCACTTAAGAAGCACACaagatttatttttataaatcgATCAAACTCGATGCAACTGAGGAGAGTGTGTTTGCTTTTATAATTTTGCTGAGATTAATAGTGAGGACGTGAGTGGATAGTAGTAGCAACATGTGGCGAGTGGCGAGTGACGAAATGAATGTGAGTCCTTAAATTTGGAGAAGCAAGATGAGAGAAAATAGCTTATACTTCGATCACTTGTGGTTACAACAAACTTGAATAGATCAACATATTTCAAGATAATATAATGTTGATAAAAAActgaaatatatttaaatttaatttccaTTTGTATTACAAGTGTGTTGAAATTAGATCAACTCATTATTTCCGTTTCCTTCGGGGTTGATTGTTGAAGAAATAGAATATCATAAATAGAATGTTTGAAACACATTTACACTTCTTGTAGGTGAGAATGCAAAACAGCACAAAACTGCAACTATTTCCACtaattgagaaaaataaaaggaaaagaagaagaagaagaataaattAAAACCCACATTTTCTTTTCTATAGAGTGAATATTGCACATGTTTTACAATGCACTAAGTATTCCCTCAATTTGAAGGAATTTTGAGCAAAATTGCTGCCTAAAACCGCATGGCAAAAAATGAATCTCCTCATCGGCTATTATACGAGGTGTGTTCacgaaattattttattattcagataTCCGTTccgttggaatttattccacgaataataaataatatttttgaaataaacgACTCTTGGACGTGCaatcaatattattttgttgtttagtgactgataataatattctattagATTTGAATTATAATGGGGCTCAATTTAGTTAGTAAGGGAATTCATTTAAAATCGTCCCCCAAATCAGCCCCAACCCGTTTCCCCACTGTCACGCCaacatttttaatttcaatcCCAACACCTGCAATAAACCAGCCCCAAAATCAATCTCAACTTATTTCAccattttttcatattttgagttaaaaaaaaataaaattgcaaaacAACATCAATTAAATGCAATATTAAAACATACATAATATTAAAACTGCAATAGAAAATAgtacataaaaaaaactacaagtagaacataaaaaaacacGGCAAAGTTCCAATTTGGTCTGAATCCTCTGATCAGGTCGTAGTGCATTTTGCGCTCTTCCTCGCCGTCGGCCTCCTCCACAACTTCATTGTGGACTTCAACGTCTTCATAATCGATGCCTCAGTGATCGCCTTGACGTTGGCATCCACTATCCCCGCTGCAACCGGCTCGATCGCA
Coding sequences within:
- the LOC121774145 gene encoding glucan endo-1,3-beta-glucosidase 8-like, producing MVRAMTKPSWAVTVIMAVAVAQLACVEGIGINWGNQASQNLHPRNIVQMLKDNNITKIKLFDSDAWVVKHFAGTGIEVMLGIPNLHLASLADRYSHAKAWVKTNLTRHIHQGGVDIKYVAVGNEPFLTAYNGSNLQTTFPALWNIQKAINEVGLGNKIKATIPQNADVYDSGTKGPSGGDFRADIRATMKQIVQFLRDNNAPFVVNIYPFLSLSLNPDFPIEFAFFSGGAQPVQDGSITYTNVLDANLDTLVSALKKAGCGNVPIIVGEIGWPTDGDKYASVDLAKKFYDGFFNKIATTKGTPLYKNSIEYYLFGLTDENLKSIAPGDFERHWGIFTYDGQPKFAVDFLGQNTNKMPVAAKNVKYLEKKWCVYVSKGETVNELSANMDYACTNGDCTALKYSSPCSKLSNSSKVSYAFNMFFQMMYQDVESCDFGGLAKIVTKNATVGNCLFPIALDIDWAWSVAADVRFTVLVVLLVLLLLLEL